The window CTGTAGGCCAGGGACTTGACACCTCTGGGCCCTCTGTTGTCAAGTTAAACACATCTCAATGGTCATTATTTGTATATTAATGTATTATCTAATGTATAACACCCTCCCTCTACACCCTGAGGCTCTTGACGGACACCTGTCAACTGTAGGCCAGGGACTTGACACCTCTGGGCCCTCTGTTGTCAAGTTAAACACATCTCAATGGTCATTATTTGTATATTAATGTATTATCTAATGTAtaacaccctccccctcccccccccctctcacatgaGCGAaggtggcgacgtttcggtccatcttggaccattgtcaagtggtATTcaagacggagcgaaacgtcttgCCTCAGGTGTTTCGGCCCCGCTATTGTGACTTATTCTTAGTATTTGATATAAGACATTTCCTTGAGTTTATAGTGAAGTAATAACACTAAAGTGTGTGTGAGCATTATGGTGAACAAACCGGAGGGGACTTACTGTGCGGACAGCAGATGCAGGACTTGTCTGCACACGTCTTGTGTGTGAGTACTTTAGGCTTAAGGTGACAGTGGTCTGCTGTGACCACACACAGACCCCGCAGACCCAGACACAAGCCCCACAGGTGTCTGCACAACCTCTCATTCTCTGTCTTATTCCCTCTGTTGTCTTCTCTGCTTCCCGCTTTCTTCAGACTTTCTTGACTGTGGGGCCACTCTTTCCGTTTTCTTTGGTTTCTGTCCTTCCGTTTTCTTTGGTTTCTGTCCTTCCATTTTCTTTGGTTTCCGTACTTCTGTTTTCTTTGGTTGCTGTGCTtccgttttccctcttttctcagttTCCGTTTTCTTTGGTTGCTGTGCTtccgttttccctcttttctcagttTCCGTTTTCTTTGGTTGCTGTGTTtccgttttccctcttttctcagttTCCGTTTTCTTTGGTTGCTGTGTTTCCGTTTTCCTTCTTTTCTCAGTTTTCGTTTTCTTTGGTTTCTGTGCTTCCGTTTTCCTTCTTTTCTCAGTTTCCGTTTTCTTTGGTTGCTGTGTTTCCGTTTTCCTTCTTTTCTCAGTTTTCGTTTTCTTTGGTTGCTGTGTTTCCGTTTTCCTTCTTTTCTCAGTTTCCGTTTTCTTTGGTTGCTGTGCTtccgttttccctcttttctcagttTCCGTTTTCTTTGGTCGCCGTGTTTCCGTTTTCTCTGGTTCTCATTTTGTCTTAAAATTTGACTTTTGTAATTATGTTTTTGTCTtcgatttgtttttattttctttcttttattttttgttttattttgtatttttttcttgtttattttttctatttttttgtcCTTTTGAAGTTTTTTCATTTttccatttttatgttttttttttgccacaactTTATTGTGTTTGTTAATTATTTGTTTCTTTTCGCTGTTGTTCTTGTGGTTGTTTTTGTTTCCTTGTTTTGCTTGTTTGTTGATTATTTTTATCTTTGTTCTTTTGTCTGTGTCTCGCTGTTTTTGTTTCTGGTTTGTTTGTTCTTTGTTGGTCTTAAGTCCTCCGTGTTCTCTGTTGGTCTTAAGTCCTCCGTGTTCTCTGTTGGTCTTAAGTCCTCCGTGTTCTCTGTTGGTCTTAAGTCCTCCGTGTTCTCTGTTGGTCTTAAGTCCTCCGTGTTCTCTGTTGGTCTTAAGTCCTCCGTGTTCTCTGTTGGTCTTAAGTCCTCCGTGTTCTCTGTTGGTCTTAAGTCCTCCGTGTTCTCTGTTGGTCTTAAGTCCTCCGTGTTCTCTGTTGGTCTTAAGTCCTCCGTGTTCTCTGTTGGTCTTAAGTCCTCCGTGTTCTCTGTTGGTCTTAAGTCCTCCGTGTTCTTTGTTGGTCTTAAGTCCTCCGTGTTCTTTGCTGGTCTTAAGTCCTCCGTGTTCTCTGTTGGTCTTAAGTCCTCCGTGTTCTTTGTTGGTCTTAAGTCCTCCGTGTTCTTTGCTGGTCTTAAGTCCTCCGTGTTCTCTGTTGGTCTTAAGTCCTCCGTGTTCTCTGTTGATCTTAAGTCCTCCGTGTTCTCTGTTGGTCTTAAGTCCTCCGTGTTCTCTGTTGGTGTTAAGTCCTCCGTGTTCTCTGTTGATCTTAAGTCCTCCGTGTTCTCTGTTGGTCTTAAGTCCTCCGTGTTCTCTGTTGGTCTTAAGACCTCCGTGTTCTCTGTTGGTCTTAAGTCCTCCGTGTTCTCTGTTGGTCTTAAGACCTCCGTGTCCTCTAGAGATCGTAAGACCTCCGTATCCTCTAGAGATCGTAAGACCTCCGTGTCCTCTAGAGATCGTAAGACCTCCGTGTCCTCTAGAGATCGTAAGACCTCCGTGTCCTCTAGACATCGTAAGACCTCTCATAACCTTCTGATCTTTACTCTGGTGAGTTCCGCCatctttgtttctctctctcactcctctaaTTCTTCTTCGTCTCGGAGCTCTTCCTGTTTTCTTTAGAGTATTTTcttgactatttgtttctcttcttGTTCCTCTGTTTTGTTTCTTCAGTTGGATCTGGATCCTTTCCTCTTTCATCAGCTGTTTTGTGTCGTATCTTGCGTGAGACTTCTTATCTCTTGTGTCGTGTTCCAATCTTCCGTGAGACTTCTTATCTCTTGTGTCGTGTTCCAATCTTCCGTGAGACTTCTTATCTCTTGTGTCGTGTTCCAATCTTCCGTGAGACTTCTTATCTCTTGTGTCGTGTTCCAATCTTCCGTGAGACTTCTTATCTCTTGTGTCGTGTTCCAATCTTGCGTGAGACTTCTTATCTCTTGTGTCGTGTTCCAATCTTCCGTGAGACTTCTTATCTCTTGTGTCGTGTTCCAATCTTCCGTGAGACTTCTTATCTCTTGTGTCGTGTTCCAATCTTCCGTGAGACTTCTTATCTCTTGTGTCGTGTTCCAATCTTCCGTGAGACTTCTTATCTCTTGTTTgtcttttgtttatctgttccaaGTTGTTTTGGCGGGAAATGTTGTCCTCTTGCTTGAAGAGTTTTCTCCAGTAGTTAATTGTCTTTGTTAAAACAAGTGAAGCATTTTCTTGCTTTTTCTTATTGTGAAGTTGAGATGACTTGAAGGCTTCCACTTCTCTCTTTGCTTGCTTCTTGCTCGTCTCTGAAATGTGTAATTCCCTTGTTAAGTAATAGACGGATGTGATTGGTTCAGTGAGAGTGTAGGGGAAGATTACCTTGTTCTCTGGACAAGGTAAGGGACTTACCCTATCCTCATCCTACAAGGAGTGTATAGCACTGTCTACCCTGACAGTTTGTTTACACTCTCTGCCTCCGAAGATGCTCAAGAGTGATTCAGCGTAACGCGTCTTGTAACAACGTGCCTAAGGCCT is drawn from Procambarus clarkii isolate CNS0578487 chromosome 90, FALCON_Pclarkii_2.0, whole genome shotgun sequence and contains these coding sequences:
- the LOC138359409 gene encoding micronuclear linker histone polyprotein-like, translating into MLGAQDIKMLAIINLCTLLAVTMATTEPDRKKGSVYWQTEPDRKKGSVYWQTEPDRKKGSVYWQTEPDRKKGSVYWQTEPDRKTAEGSCVSAGGRCLPDGTPGCQQLYHVNSGCHAATVCCIETSKKQAKREVEAFKSSQLHNKKKQENASLVLTKTINYWRKLFKQEDNISRQNNLEQINKRQTRDKKSHGRLEHDTRDKKSHGRLEHDTRDKKSHGRLEHDTRDKKSHGRLEHDTRDKKSHARLEHDTRDKKSHGRLEHDTRDKKSHGRLEHDTRDKKSHGRLEHDTRDKKSHGRLEHDTRDKKSHARYDTKQLMKEERIQIQLKKQNRGTRRETNSQENTLKKTGRAPRRRRIRGVRERNKDGGTHQSKDQKVMRGLTMSRGHGGLTISRGHGGLTISRGHGGLTISRGYGGLTISRGHGGLKTNREHGGLKTNREHGGLKTNREHGGLKTNREHGGLKINREHGGLNTNREHGGLKTNREHGGLKINREHGGLKTNREHGGLKTSKEHGGLKTNKEHGGLKTNREHGGLKTSKEHGGLKTNKEHGGLKTNREHGGLKTNREHGGLKTNREHGGLKTNREHGGLKTNREHGGLKTNREHGGLKTNREHGGLKTNREHGGLKTNREHGGLKTNREHGGLKTNREHGGLKTNKEQTNQKQKQRDTDKRTKIKIINKQAKQGNKNNHKNNKPEKTETRRPKKTETEKRGKTEAQQPKKTETEKRRKTETQQPKKTKTEKRRKTETQQPKKTETEKRRKTEAQKPKKTKTEKRRKTETQQPKKTETEKRGKTETQQPKKTETEKRGKTEAQQPKKTETEKRGKTEAQQPKKTEVRKPKKMEGQKPKKTEGQKPKKTERVAPQSRKSEESGKQRRQQRE